The genome window AAGATCTCTGTAATTCACGAAATTGAAGCTTAGTCTACAGTCCAAATGTTCCATTATTTCATAAACTCCGTTCATGCCGGCAACCAGCCGCTCACCTGTCTTGACATCTGTTTTGCCATCAAAATATTCTGAATATGACGAGTTAACTGTAATAGTGCCCTTCTTCAGACTTTTCTGAATTGTCAAGAATCCATAAATATTTTCCCTTAGAGAACCACCAAGAGGATCATCGGCATATCTTACACTGGAAGATAACGCAGCTGTAACTGTATCAAATGTGTGAGTTATCCCAATATTCCAATACGGGCTGGTTGTATAAGCATTTGTATCGACACTGTCATACTCTTCACTTGTAATTCCTCCCTGGGCTGTAATAAACGACCTTTCTGCATATTCGTAACGTGTCCCGATAGTCGCTTCATGTCGATAAAACTTAAAAGTATTGGCAAGTTCTCTGTCCAATCTATATGAGCTGTTAAGGAAAAACTTGGACGTCATTTCATACGATGCATCAATAAAACCTGAGTGCTGTTTCCTTGATTCTGCATTTGTATATTTATACCATGTATCTATATAGGTGTAACCAGTGCGGACAGTCACTGAAGCTGATGGATGCAAAACAAAGTACGGAGAAGCAGTGAATACGTTGGAATCAGTTTGATTAACAAAAAGGCTGTCACTGGTAGTAGTCCTGGTAACATCCAGTGAA of Geobacter sp. contains these proteins:
- a CDS encoding TIGR03016 family PEP-CTERM system-associated outer membrane protein gives rise to the protein MFFDKSYDRTCRNNLRKLRNNAITVFCLVLFSLVEPACAEYQIVPRIDVSEEYNDNLFQTETDRKTDYISRIQPGIAFRYTAPLWDWDLSYGFDFRRYAKRLREDEETHNFTGTSTIRLIDNFMFIDLRDTYSRVSLDVTRTTTSDSLFVNQTDSNVFTASPYFVLHPSASVTVRTGYTYIDTWYKYTNAESRKQHSGFIDASYEMTSKFFLNSSYRLDRELANTFKFYRHEATIGTRYEYAERSFITAQGGITSEEYDSVDTNAYTTSPYWNIGITHTFDTVTAALSSSVRYADDPLGGSLRENIYGFLTIQKSLKKGTITVNSSYSEYFDGKTDVKTGERLVAGMNGVYEIMEHLDCRLSFNFVNYRDLTLNGTTKRYYVDSGLRYSFGNNLSIGMSYGYANYESAQITTDNMHGNRVILDISKVFNQ